The Pleurodeles waltl isolate 20211129_DDA chromosome 6, aPleWal1.hap1.20221129, whole genome shotgun sequence genome has a segment encoding these proteins:
- the LOC138299204 gene encoding tubulin-specific chaperone E-like has product MTDCVPSGAIGSRITCDGEYATVLYVGSVPPTAGLWLGVEWDNPNRGKHDGSHEGVQYFKCNHPQAGSFIRPKKANFGVDFLTALKSRYVFKGRLNDENSQEEALIIGKKKVELVIVESAEDESQLFKLQNISLRDCDVSCAGRDGDILKVCPNITALNLAQNLFSHWDHISNIAHQLRNLEILDLSGNRLRVPSDPGLLSSAFMNLKVLSLSHAKMTWANVLHCAPMWPTLEELHLVSNDITVLERPIRVLQSLKLLDISNNKLLDGNQLSELANLPELEKLILINTGVSSVCFSDVGFGSKSVMFSSLKHLSVDNNNISHWSFINELDKIKSLHSLSCQNNPVLEAETNLETARQFIIAKIGGLKFLNKTEILPEERKGAELDYRKTFGTAWLKAGGNKDPNLNAPSQAFLTEHPRYPCLIQKYGAPEEGELKQQEPFALKNQLLTLNIKCPEKSDQKPLLKKLPDSMTVQKVKGLLCRLLKVPGSELRLSYESMKMKGVEIELENDLKPLQFYCVESGDCILVRW; this is encoded by the coding sequence ATGACCGACTGTGTGCCTTCTGGTGCCATTGGCAGTAGAATCACCTGTGATGGAGAATATGCCACAGTGCTGTATGTTGGAAGTGTGCCCCctacagctgggctgtggcttggtgTGGAATGGGACAACCCTAATAGAGGAAAACATGATGGCAGCCATGAAGGGGTGCAGTATTTTAAGTGTAACCACCCTCAAGCAGGATCATTTATTCGCCCAAAAAAGGCCAACTTCGGAGTGGACTTTCTCACAGCTTTAAAGAGCCGTTATGTATTTAAAGGTAGATTAAATGATGAGAATTCTCAAGAAGAAGCACTAATAATCGGCAAGAAGAAGGTTGAACTTGTTATTGTTGAGTCTGCAGAAGACGAAAGTCAACTCTTCAAGTTGCAGAACATCTCACTGAGAGACTGTGATGTCAGTTGTGCTGGTCGAGACGGGGATATTTTAAAAGTATGTCCCAACATTACAGCACTAAATTTAGCACAAAACCTCTTTTCGCATTGGGATCATATATCAAATATTGCCCACCAGCTGAGGAACTTGGAAATCCTTGATCTCAGCGGAAACAGATTGAGAGTTCCTTCTGACCCAGGGTTATTATCTAGTGCCTTTATGAACCTAAAGGTCCTATCGCTCAGCCACGCAAAAATGACATGGGCAAATGTGCTTCATTGTGCACCAATGTGGCCAACACTCGAGGAGTTGCATCTAGTTTCTAATGATATTACAGTCTTAGAAAGACCCATTCGCGTTTTGCAGTCTTTGAAACTGTTGGACATTTCTAATAATAAATTATTAGATGGGAATCAGTTATCTGAGCTCGCAAACCTACCTGAACTAGAAAAGCTAATTCTCATCAACACAGGAGTTTCCTCTGTTTGCTTTTCTGACGTTGGGTTTGGAAGCAAAAGTGTCATGTTTTCTTCATTGAAGCATCTTTCAGTTGACAACAATAACATTTCCCATTGGTCGTTCATAAATGAACTGGATAAAATAAAATCTTTACATTCGCTGAGCTGTCAGAATAACCCTGTGCTAGAAGCGGAAACAAATTTAGAAACCGCCAGGCAGTTCATAATTGCAAAGATAGGTGGTCTCAAGTTCCTAAACAAAACAGAGATTCTACCAGAAGAGAGAAAGGGAGCTGAGCTTGACTACCGTAAGACGTTTGGGACTGCCTGGTTGAAGGCTGGGGGAAACAAGGACCCTAACCTTAATGCGCCAAGTCAAGCCTTTCTTACTGAACATCCTAGATATCCATGCCTCATACAGAAATATGGTGCACCAGAAGAAGGTGAATTAAAGCAGCAAGAACCATTTGCTTTGAAAAATCAGCTGTTGACTCTAAACATCAAATGTCCAGAGAAATCTGACCAAAAACCACTTCTGAAAAAACTCCCAGATTCAATGACAGTTCAGAAGGTGAAGGGGCTCCTGTGCCGTTTACTGAAAGTCCCAGGGTCGGAACTGAGGCTGTCTTACGAAAGTATGAAAATGAAAGGTGTTGAGATTGAACTAGAAAATGATTTGAAGCCCTTACAGTTCTACTGCGTAGAGAGTGGGGACTGCATACTGGTGAGATGGTAA